The following coding sequences are from one Sulfitobacter sp. HNIBRBA3233 window:
- a CDS encoding FAD-dependent monooxygenase, which translates to MAIRNAIVIGAGIGGLCVATALARRGVAVTVLERADAIREVGAGLQISPNGLAVLRDLGLERRLRARGAVQGEAVVLKAHDRGGDVARLDLTRLPQTQSYLFVHRADLVDTLATAAREANVTLSLGSAVSSVEPGQTPALTLGDGSRLRAEVIIGADGIHSRSRVALNGADAPFFTGQVAWRATVPNIVDHGPEACVTMGPRRHLVSYPLRDGKLVNLVAVEERDDWADEGWSLPDDPAHLRAAFDSYGGRARALIDAVEAPTLWGLHRHPVASCWQQDGVALLGDAAHPTLPFLAQGANLALEDGWALAAALAARGTDGLAAYEAARQPRVRRVIRAAERNAWRYHLRPGPLRFAAHRALALGSRVAPGRMLGAFDWLYGYDVTREG; encoded by the coding sequence CGGCCCTGGCCCGGCGCGGTGTTGCGGTGACGGTTCTGGAACGGGCAGACGCCATCCGCGAAGTCGGCGCAGGCCTTCAGATCAGCCCTAACGGGCTGGCCGTTCTGCGGGATCTGGGGCTGGAGCGCCGTCTGCGCGCGCGCGGCGCCGTGCAGGGAGAGGCGGTCGTCCTGAAAGCCCACGATCGCGGCGGCGACGTCGCCCGACTGGATCTGACGCGATTGCCGCAGACGCAAAGCTATCTTTTTGTCCACAGGGCCGATCTGGTCGATACGCTGGCCACGGCGGCGCGGGAGGCGAATGTGACCCTGTCGCTGGGGAGTGCTGTCAGCTCCGTCGAGCCGGGGCAGACACCCGCGCTGACGCTGGGGGACGGCAGCCGTCTGCGGGCCGAAGTGATCATCGGAGCCGATGGCATCCATTCGCGCAGCCGCGTGGCGCTGAATGGCGCCGATGCGCCTTTCTTTACTGGGCAGGTCGCATGGCGGGCCACGGTGCCCAACATCGTGGATCACGGACCGGAGGCCTGCGTGACCATGGGCCCGCGCCGCCATCTGGTCAGCTATCCGCTGCGCGACGGCAAGCTGGTCAACCTCGTTGCCGTCGAAGAACGCGATGACTGGGCGGACGAGGGATGGTCGCTGCCGGATGATCCGGCGCATCTGCGCGCAGCTTTCGACAGCTACGGCGGGCGCGCACGGGCGCTGATCGACGCGGTCGAGGCGCCGACGCTGTGGGGGCTGCACCGGCATCCCGTCGCAAGCTGCTGGCAGCAGGACGGCGTGGCGTTGCTCGGGGATGCGGCGCATCCCACGCTGCCGTTCCTTGCGCAGGGCGCGAACCTCGCGCTCGAGGATGGCTGGGCGCTGGCCGCCGCGCTGGCGGCGCGGGGCACCGACGGGCTTGCCGCCTATGAGGCCGCGCGGCAGCCGCGGGTGCGGCGCGTGATCCGGGCCGCCGAACGTAACGCTTGGCGCTACCATCTGCGGCCCGGCCCGCTGCGCTTTGCCGCGCACCGCGCCCTTGCCCTTGGCAGCCGCGTCGCGCCCGGACGGATGCTGGGCGCGTTCGACTGGCTCTATGGTTATGACGTCACGCGCGAGGGGTGA
- a CDS encoding ornithine cyclodeaminase has translation MTQPSQKALVPFVSVDHMMQLIHHIGIEEMLRGLAERIETDFKRWPLFDKTPRVASHSDVGVIELMPTSDGDVYGFKYVNGHPGNTKGGLQTVTAFGLLSDVATGYPVLFSEMTILTALRTAATSAFVARMLAPEGSRVMAMIGNGAQSEFQSLAMKAIVGIEEVRLYDIDPAATAKCKANLEGSGLRVVACDTAEEAILGAQIITTCTADKQYATILTDNMVGSGVHINAIGGDCPGKTELAPAILHRSEIFVEYPEQTRIEGEIQQLDADHPVTELWQVATGEAAGRRDAKQITLFDSVGFAIEDFSALVYVRDAIKGTDFFQPLDMLADPDDPRDLFGMVQRAG, from the coding sequence ACCATATCGGGATCGAAGAGATGCTGCGCGGCCTTGCCGAGCGGATAGAGACCGATTTCAAACGCTGGCCGCTGTTCGACAAGACCCCGCGCGTCGCGTCGCACTCGGATGTCGGCGTGATCGAACTGATGCCCACGTCGGACGGGGATGTCTACGGCTTCAAATACGTCAACGGCCATCCCGGCAATACCAAGGGCGGATTGCAGACCGTGACGGCCTTTGGCCTCCTGTCGGATGTGGCGACGGGCTATCCGGTGCTGTTTTCGGAAATGACGATCCTGACGGCGCTGCGCACGGCCGCGACTTCGGCCTTCGTGGCCAGGATGCTCGCCCCCGAAGGCTCGCGCGTCATGGCGATGATCGGGAATGGCGCCCAGTCGGAGTTCCAGAGCCTCGCGATGAAGGCCATCGTGGGGATCGAAGAGGTCCGCCTTTACGACATCGATCCGGCGGCCACGGCAAAGTGCAAGGCCAACCTCGAAGGATCCGGTCTGCGCGTGGTGGCCTGTGACACGGCGGAGGAGGCGATCCTCGGCGCGCAGATCATCACCACCTGCACGGCGGACAAGCAGTACGCGACGATCCTGACCGACAACATGGTCGGCAGCGGCGTGCATATCAACGCCATCGGTGGCGACTGCCCGGGCAAGACCGAACTGGCACCTGCTATCCTGCACCGGTCGGAGATTTTCGTGGAGTATCCCGAACAGACCCGGATCGAGGGCGAGATCCAGCAGCTCGACGCGGATCACCCGGTCACCGAACTGTGGCAGGTCGCAACCGGCGAGGCGGCCGGGCGGCGCGATGCCAAGCAGATCACGCTCTTCGACAGCGTAGGTTTCGCGATCGAGGATTTCTCGGCGCTGGTCTACGTGCGCGACGCGATCAAGGGGACGGATTTCTTCCAGCCGCTCGACATGCTGGCCGATCCGGACGATCCGCGTGACCTGTTCGGAATGGTGCAGCGCGCGGGCTGA